From Levilactobacillus zymae, a single genomic window includes:
- a CDS encoding RsmF rRNA methyltransferase first C-terminal domain-containing protein has product MNLPDDFITKYQGLLGDEAPAFFASLTTDENTAGYRVNPQRQVPAKLTAAPGVPYAQWGYFGGVKGRSLAHQSGTIYSQEPSAMFVGATAAPQPGERVLDLCAAPGGKTTHLASYLQGRGLLVTNEINRKRVRVLAENVERFGVPNALILNDSPDTLSPVFPDFFDKVLVDAPCSGEGMFRKDPAAMDYWSLDYVQDCAARQREILTEAVKMVKPGGQLIYSTCTFAPEEDEQMMAWLLQTFPEFSLVPVAKSGGVVDARPDWADGNPDLAKAARLFPQLLRGEGHFVAKLQRTADAPAGKAKGRAQLGQKLSSDQRQRWQAFAQEVLGTVPAGDLVTVKDQLFLAPSDLPDLKHAHVFRPGLHLGTFKKNRFEPAYALALASDPQHTAHTLAIDLDQWQQWVHGDALTLTAAPAKGWYLLTCDAQPVGFGKVVGSTVKNFFPKGLRFTVYPEDLQ; this is encoded by the coding sequence GTGAATTTACCAGATGACTTTATAACCAAATATCAAGGGCTGTTGGGCGACGAAGCCCCGGCCTTTTTCGCGAGTCTGACCACGGACGAAAACACGGCCGGCTACCGGGTCAATCCGCAACGGCAGGTACCGGCGAAATTGACCGCCGCTCCCGGTGTCCCATATGCGCAGTGGGGGTACTTTGGTGGCGTCAAGGGTCGTAGCCTGGCCCATCAGAGCGGGACCATCTACAGCCAGGAACCCAGCGCCATGTTTGTCGGGGCCACGGCGGCCCCCCAACCCGGTGAACGGGTCTTAGACCTCTGTGCGGCGCCCGGGGGCAAGACCACCCATTTGGCCAGTTATTTGCAGGGCCGCGGGCTGTTGGTGACCAACGAAATTAACCGGAAACGGGTGCGGGTCCTCGCTGAAAACGTGGAACGGTTCGGGGTGCCCAACGCCTTGATCCTCAACGATTCGCCGGACACGTTGAGTCCCGTTTTTCCCGATTTCTTCGATAAGGTCTTAGTCGACGCACCGTGCTCGGGTGAAGGGATGTTCCGCAAGGACCCGGCGGCTATGGACTATTGGTCCCTCGACTACGTGCAGGATTGTGCGGCTCGCCAGCGGGAAATCTTAACGGAAGCCGTCAAGATGGTTAAACCCGGGGGTCAATTGATTTACTCCACCTGCACGTTTGCGCCGGAAGAAGACGAACAGATGATGGCCTGGTTACTCCAGACCTTCCCCGAGTTTTCCTTAGTGCCCGTTGCCAAGAGCGGCGGCGTGGTGGACGCCCGGCCGGATTGGGCAGACGGCAATCCGGACTTGGCCAAGGCCGCCCGGTTATTCCCGCAGTTGTTGCGCGGTGAAGGACACTTTGTGGCCAAGCTCCAACGGACCGCGGACGCCCCGGCGGGTAAGGCCAAGGGCCGGGCCCAGCTGGGACAGAAATTGTCTAGCGACCAGCGGCAACGCTGGCAGGCCTTTGCCCAGGAAGTCCTGGGAACGGTGCCGGCCGGCGACTTGGTCACGGTCAAGGACCAGCTATTCTTAGCGCCTAGTGACCTGCCGGACCTGAAGCACGCGCACGTCTTTCGACCGGGCCTGCACCTGGGTACCTTCAAGAAAAATCGGTTTGAACCGGCCTACGCCTTGGCCCTGGCCAGCGACCCGCAACACACGGCCCACACGCTGGCCATTGACCTCGACCAGTGGCAACAATGGGTTCACGGGGACGCGTTAACGCTGACTGCGGCCCCGGCCAAGGGCTGGTACCTGCTGACCTGTGACGCCCAACCCGTGGGCTTCGGCAAGGTTGTGGGTTCGACCGTGAAGAACTTCTTCCCCAAGGGATTACGGTTCACGGTGTACCCGGAAGACTTACAATAA
- a CDS encoding MerR family transcriptional regulator, with protein MTTYTTKQVADRLNLSVSQLQYYDQLGIIPDLKRTANGYRQFTDANVTWLTQVMVFIDSGMPLKDIQRLTTLVLAGKQQTAPQQNAIIAHHLAHLKQRQVETAAQITFIENFLAEHPTN; from the coding sequence ATGACCACCTACACCACCAAACAAGTCGCCGACCGTTTAAACCTGAGCGTTTCTCAGCTTCAATACTATGATCAGTTGGGCATTATCCCCGACCTGAAACGAACCGCTAACGGTTACCGTCAGTTTACCGACGCAAACGTGACTTGGTTAACGCAGGTCATGGTGTTCATCGATTCGGGCATGCCACTGAAGGATATTCAGCGACTAACGACCCTAGTCCTGGCCGGTAAACAGCAAACGGCGCCACAGCAAAACGCCATCATCGCTCACCACCTGGCCCACCTCAAGCAGCGCCAGGTCGAGACTGCCGCTCAGATCACCTTTATCGAAAACTTTCTGGCTGAACATCCTACCAACTAA
- a CDS encoding Cof-type HAD-IIB family hydrolase — MERKLIALDLDGTTLNPQAQLSPKTKTVLRAAREAGHVVSIVTGRPNRLSADFYDELQLAGPMINFNGSLGHIPHQHWADEYQYTFDREIAFDLLNHQRELGIEMLAAEGKNLFLAMQDQPREIGFFPSVLKSNQILNHQSLTQNPTSLTIAVARSHQEHLLSYLQHNFGDQIDAAPWGGPDSVVELGVKGVQKATGVEILAHHYHVQRQNIVAFGDEHNDAAMLDYAGWGVAMQNATPTIKGLANDVTPLDNAHDGMADYLADYLQLKIAE; from the coding sequence ATGGAACGGAAGTTAATTGCCCTAGATCTGGACGGCACGACGCTGAATCCGCAAGCGCAGCTCAGTCCCAAAACCAAAACCGTCTTACGGGCCGCCCGTGAAGCGGGCCACGTCGTCAGCATCGTCACCGGTCGACCCAATCGCCTTTCGGCAGACTTCTACGATGAGTTGCAGCTAGCTGGGCCGATGATCAACTTTAACGGCAGCTTAGGCCATATCCCCCACCAACATTGGGCGGACGAATACCAATACACGTTTGACCGCGAAATCGCCTTTGACTTACTCAACCACCAACGCGAACTTGGGATCGAGATGTTGGCGGCCGAAGGTAAGAATCTGTTTCTCGCCATGCAGGATCAACCCCGTGAAATTGGTTTCTTCCCATCGGTCCTCAAGAGCAATCAAATTTTAAACCATCAATCGTTGACCCAGAATCCGACCAGCCTGACCATTGCGGTCGCCCGGAGTCACCAGGAGCACCTGCTAAGTTACCTACAACACAACTTCGGCGACCAAATCGATGCGGCACCGTGGGGCGGCCCAGATTCCGTGGTCGAACTCGGCGTCAAGGGCGTCCAAAAGGCCACCGGAGTGGAAATCCTGGCGCACCACTACCACGTGCAACGGCAAAACATCGTGGCCTTCGGGGACGAGCATAACGATGCCGCCATGCTGGACTACGCCGGCTGGGGCGTCGCCATGCAAAACGCCACGCCGACCATCAAGGGCTTAGCCAACGACGTGACGCCGTTAGATAACGCCCACGATGGTATGGCCGACTACTTAGCCGACTATCTTCAACTCAAAATTGCCGAATAA